CATATTCAGACAGGATATCACGTGTCCCGTCCTACTCGTTTTCACTGATAATGCGCTACCGGTTACGGGGCTATCACCCTGTATCGCTGTACTTTCCAGCACATTCACCTGACGCAAAACTAGCTTAAGGGCTAATCCGGGTTCGCTCGCCGCTACTGCCGGAATCTCGGTTGATTTCTCTTCCTCGGGGTACTTAGATGTTTCAGTTCCCCCGGTTCGCCTCAGCAAGCTATGTATTCACTTACTGATAACTGCTTATGCAGCTGGGTTTCCCCATTCGGAAATCCAAGAGTATAGTGATTCTTACCATCTTCTCTTGGCTTATCGCAGGTTAGCACGTCCTTCATCGCCTCTGACTGCCCAGGCATCCACCGTGTACGCTTAGTCACTTAACCATACAACCCCAAGGGGTCTGTTCGTATGGCTCAACAACCAAGGTTGTTCATCTGAGTATGATGAACTGTGTTTCGCCGGACTCTTACACAAGACACTTGAATGTGTGTTGCTTGAGAACTCGTTCCTACTTATTAAGTAGAAACTATTAGTATTGAATTCAAAGAATTCAATTTACTAGTCAGCTTTCCAGATTGTTAAAAGAGCATAACGCAAAAGCGTTAATCAATAACTGACGTTATTCATTAGCACTTTTGCTATTTCTAAAACCATTTCAACCAAGCAATCTGTGTGGACACTGCATAAAACGCAGTCATATCGTTAAGGAGGTGATCCAGCCCCAGGTTCCCCTAGGGCTACCTTGTTACGACTTCACCCCAGTCATGAACCACACCGTGGTAAACGCCCTCCCGAAGGTTAAGCTATCTACTTCTGGTGCAGCCCACTCCCATGGTGTGACGGGCGGTGTGTACAAGGCCCGGGAACGTATTCACCGTGGCATTCTGATCCACGATTACTAGCGATTCCGACTTCATGGAGTCGAGTTGCAGACTCCAATCCGGACTACGACGTACTTTCTGGGATTCGCTCACCATCGCTGGTTGGCAGCCCTCTGTATACGCCATTGTAGCACGTGTGTAGCCCTACTCGTAAGGGCCATGATGACTTGACGTCGTCCCCACCTTCCTCCGGTTTATCACCGGCAGTCTCCCTGGAGTTCCCACCCGAACGTGCTGGCAAACAAGGATAAGGGTTGCGCTCGTTGCGGGACTTAACCCAACATTTCACAACACGAGCTGACGACAGCCATGCAGCACCTGTCTCAGCGTTCCCGAAGGCACTCCTCTATCTCTAAAGGATTCGCTGGATGTCAAGAGTAGGTAAGGTTCTTCGCGTTGCATCGAATTAAACCACATGCTCCACCGCTTGTGCGGGCCCCCGTCAATTCATTTGAGTTTTAATCTTGCGACCGTACTCCCCAGGCGGTCTACTTAACGCGTTAGCTCCGAAAGCCAGTGTTCAAGACACCAACCTCCAAGTAGACATCGTTTACGGCGTGGACTACCAGGGTATCTAATCCTGTTTGCTCCCCACGCTTTCGCATCTGAGCGTCAGTCTTTGTCCAGGGGGCCGCCTTCGCCACCGGTATTCCTTCAGATCTCTACGCATTTCACCGCTACACCTGAAATTCTACCCCCCTCTACAAGACTCTAGCCTGCCAGTTCCAAATGCTATTCCGAGGTTGAGCCCCGGGCTTTCACATCTGGCTTAACAAGCCGCCTGCATGCGCTTTACGCCCAGTAATTCCGATTAACGCTCGCACCCTCCGTATTACCGCGGCTGCTGGCACGGAGTTAGCCGGTGCTTCTTCTGTCGCTAACGTCAAACACATACGCTATTAACGCATATGCCTTCCTCACGACTGAAAGTGCTTTACAACCCGAAGGCCTTCTTCACACACGCGGCATGGCTGCATCAGGGTTTCCCCCATTGTGCAATATTCCCCACTGCTGCCTCCCGTAGGAGTCTGGACCGTGTCTCAGTTCCAGTGTGGCTGATCATCCTCTCAGACCAGCTAGAGATCGTCGCCTTGGTGAGCTCTTACCTCACCAACTAGCTAATCTCACCTGGGCTAATCCTGACGCGAGAGGCCCGAAGGTCCCCCTCTTTGCTCCGAAGAGATTATGCGGTATTAGCCATCGTTTCCAATGGTTATCCCCCACATCAGGGCATATTCCCAGGCATTACTCACCCGTCCGCCGCTCGCCGCCCATAAACGCACCCGAAGGATTGTGTATGTCGCTGCCGCTCGACTTGCATGTGTTAGGCCTGCCGCCAGCGTTCAATCTGAGCCATGATCAAACTCTTCAATTAAAGTTTTGGCTCAATGAATACTGTTAATCCATTACCGAAGTAATGAATGAATTGACTGTGCCGATATAGCCGAAGCTATTTCGTATTGGTCACTCAGTTTCATTGATAATTCTTTTGTTGACTATCATTTCACGAGTGCCCACACAGATTGCATGGTCAAATTGTTAAAGAACAATCCGCTACGTTGCCGGCTTAACTCGCCGTGCTCCGTGTCGGTGAGATGGCATTATAGAGAGTTCGATCACGTTAGCAAGGGCAATTTTAAAAAAAACTCATCTTTTCGGACCAACTGTGCACTAATCAAACAAAAGCCGCATTTTTCGATATTATTTGTACCGTAGCAAAGCTAATCTAACGATATAAACTTAAAATTTTAAGGCTCATCGATATGGTTTCATCTATACGCCCCTATAAAGGCACTTATCCTAATGTTGCTTCTAGCGCCTATGTCGACCCATCGGCAGTACTCGTCGGCGACATTACCCTAGGGCAAGATGCCAGTATTTGGCCCTTGGTCGCCGCACGCGGCGATGTTAACCATATAAAGATAGGTGCCAGAAGCAATATCCAAGATGGTACCGTCCTACATGTCACCCGAACCAGCACCAATAATCCGCTTGGGCACCCCCTGCTTATTGGAGACGACGTGACCATCGGCCATAAAGCAATGCTACACGGCTGCCAGATCGGCCATCGGGTGTTGGTGGGAATGGGAGCTATCGTTTTAGACGGGGCAATTGTTAAAGACGACGTGATTATCGGTGCGGGAAGCTTGGTCCCACCAGGAAAAGTTCTAGAGAGTGGCTACCTCTATGTCGGTAGCCCGGTAAAACAAGCGCGCCCATTATCCGATAAAGAACGCGCATTTTTGCCAGGTTCCGCCGACAACTATGTCAGGCTGAAAAATGAGTACCTAGCTGAAGGGTAGGGCTCAAGTGATTTCGATATCGCCATCTTGATTGAAATCTTCATCTTCAATCAAATTTTCGGCGATATCTTCCAAATCAAAGCGGCACAGGGCAAAAGCATTGAGAACCGCACTCTCATCGACCAGTGTCTGGCCGCACTTATTCTCCAGCCATACCCGACTAACCCAGCAGTTGATCAGTGCACCGCCTTGTTGGGCCGGGAAGTTAACGGCCTGGCGTGCGCTGTCCCAGGTCTGTAGATCTACAAATAATATATCTTGGTTCATTGTCTTCTTTATTTCTGTAAGGTACGGCGAAGCTCACGCTGGACCTGTTTGGCTCCAGGGCGTAAACCCCGCCATAGCATGAAACTCTCAGCAGCCTGGCCAACCAGCATCCCCAAACCATCGAGTGTTACCCTTGCGCCAAGCTCTTTGGCCCAAATATTGAAAGTTGTCGGCTCAGCCCCATACACCATGTCATAGCAAGTCACTTCAGGGCGGATCAAGCTTGAAGGAATACCCGGTAGCTCACCACTGAGGCTCGCAGATGTCGAGTTAATGATCACATCAAATTCTTTACCTTCGAGTCCAGATAAAGACAATGCCTCGACAGGGCCATGGGAGGCAAATAGCTCAACCAGCGCCTCGGCTTTTTCTACCGTGCGGTTAGCAATCGTCAAAGAGCTAACACCTTGGGCCAATAACGGCAATACCACGCCTCTAGCTGCGCCCCCCGCACCGATGAGCAACACCCTCTGACCTTCAAGCAAGGTGCTGTGCTGCAGCAAATCCTGCACCAATCCCTCACCGTCAGTATTATCGCCAAGGATCACACCGTCATCGAGTTTCTTCAAAGTATTGACGGCACCAGCAAGCCGGGCCCGCTCGGTCAACTGGTTAGCATAAGCAAACGCGTCTTCTTTGAATGGCATAGTGACATTACACCCGCGGCCACCAGCAGCAAAAAACGCCTCCGCAGCTTCTTTGAAACCGTCTACCGGAGCAAGTTGAGCGTCATAACGCATGTCCTGTCCGGTCTGGCGGGCAAAGAGGGTGTGAATAAAAGGGGATTTACTCTGGGCAATCGGGTTGCCAAAAACAACATACTTATCCATATGCCGGGGTTCCGTGTTATCAAACCAATAAAAAAGGGCCAGTATTGCTACTGACCCTATCATTGCCGATTCAATGACTCAAACCCTTTAGACACTCACCAACTGCGCGGCTTGAGGTAATTGTCATAGAGATCGGCTTCCTGCGAACCCGGTTCCGGGGAATAACTGTATTCCCAGCGGGCGAGGGGAGGCATCGACATCAGGATAGATTCGGTGCGGCCACCGCTTTGCAGGCCAAACAAAGTGCCACGGTCGTACACCAGGTTAAACTCTACATAACGACCACGGCGGTAAAGTTGGAACTGGCGCTCTCGATCACCATAAGGGGTTGGGTAGCGCTTCTCGACAATCGGCAGATAGGCATCCAGATACCCATTGCCAACAGCTTGCATATAGGCAAAGCTCTTCTCGAAGCCCCATTCGTTAAGATCATCGAAGAACAGACCGCCGACCCCACGGGTCTCATTACGGTGAGGCAGGAAGAAATACTTGTCACACCACGCCTTGTGCTCGTCATAGACTGACTCGCCAAACGGCTGGCACAGCGCTTTGGCGGTATCGTGCCAATGCTGGCAATCGTCTTCAAACGGATAGAACGGCGTTAAGTCGAAACCGCCACCAAACCACCAGACCGGAGCTTCCCCGTCTTTCTCGGCAATGAAAAAGCGAACATTGGCATGAGAGGTCGGCACATACGGGTTGCGCGGGTGGATCACCAACGATACGCCCATCGCTTCAAAGCTGCGCCCGGCCAATTCCGGGCGATGCGCGGTTGCCGACGCCGGCATCTGGGTGCCGAACACATGAGAAAAGTTAACACCGGCCTGCTCAAAGACACGCCCCTCGCGCAGGACCCGGCTGCGGCCACCGCCACCTTGTTCCCGCTGCCACTCATCTTGCTCGAAACTTGCCTGGCCGTCTTGCTCGGCCACCGCACGGCAGATCCTATCTTGCAGATCCAGTAAAAAGGCTTTAACGGCTTCTTTATTCACTTGCTGCATTCGCTTCATCCTATCCCTGGCGGAAAACATTACCGGTAATGGCATCCCTGATTTCAGAAGGATTATCTCGCCCTCCAGTTTCCCCTTCTAAAATCGCCGACAGCTGAGAGCCCAGCTGCGCTTCGACATCGGCCACCGTGCGGCCAGGCTCTTGCCCCGTCAGATTGGCACTGGTCGAGGTCAGCGGTTTGCCAAAAGCCAGGCACAGCTGCTGTACCAGGGGGTGATCCGTCACCCGCACGGCTATGGTATCGAACTGCCCGGTCAAGAAGCGCGGCACACCCGGTTTGGTCGGCATCACCCAGGTTACCGGCCCAGGCCAAGAGGCAAAAATACGCGCTCTCTGCTCTTCGCTCAATCCGCTGTCATCGACATAGGGCGCCAACTGCTCATAATTGGCGGCAATGAGGATCAGGCCTTTTTCGACCGGGCGCTGTTTTAGCGCCAACAGCCTGTTCACGGCGGTTTCACTATCAGGATCACACCCCACGCCAAACACCGCTTCGGTCGGATAGGCAATAACACCCTGCTGCTGCAAAGCAGCAACCACTTGATTAAGGTTCTCCACAGGTACCTCTTTGAAATGACTGACGTCCGTTTTAACGTTCTGTTTACCTATCTTACCGACTCCTTACTAACAACTCCATGCTCGTTAATCATTGTTGCAATTTACCCGACGCAAACGTTTTCCTTCACAAAAAATACTCGTATAATGCGCGGCACATGCATTAATACCTCACAGTTTAGTTACCCCAAAGGAGATCGGGATGAAAGTTGGGATCATCATGGGCTCAAAGTCAGATTGGCCAACCATGCAGCACGCAGCTGAAATGCTGGACCGCTTCAACATTGCTTATGAAACCAAGGTTGTGTCTGCCCACCGTACTCCGCATCTATTGGCTGAGTATGCAGAGCAAGCACAACAGCGCGGTATCAAGGTGATCATTGCCGGTGCCGGTGGTGCAGCCCACCTACCGGGTATGACAGCCGCCTTCACCAGCCTTCCAGTCCTTGGGGTACCGGTTCAGTCCCGCGCACTGAAAGGAATGGACTCGCTACTTTCAATCGTCCAAATGCCAAAAGGTGTGGCGGTAGGTACCCTCGCAATTGGTGAAGCCGGTGCAGCCAATGCCGGCCTGCTCGCCGCACAAATCATCGGTACCCAAGACAGCACCGTCATGGCCGCTATCGATGCGTTCCGCAAGGAACAAACTGACACTGTTCTGGCCAACCCGAATCCGGCCGAGGAAGCATAATGAAAGTACTGGTACTTGGTGCCGGGCAGCTTGCCCGAATGATGTCGCTGGCCGGCGCACCACTGAACATCGAAGTCTTTGCGTATGATGTTGGCACAGGCAATGTGGTACACCCACTGACTCAACAAGTCATGCTGAAAGGACTCAATACGGCTATCACCTATTCCGATGTGATTACGGCAGAATTCGAGCATATCCCCCATGAGATTCTTGATATCTGCGAGCAGAGCGGTAAGTTTCTCCCAACGACTGATGCCATCAAGGCCGGCGGTGATCGCCGCCTCGAAAAGGCATTGCTCGACAGTGCCGGCGTTGCCAATGCCAAATACCACCTGATCAACAGCCGTGACGACCTGACCGCCGCGATAGACACCGTTGGCCTGCCGATGGTACTGAAAAGTGCCCTGGGCGGTTATGATGGCAAAGGCCAATGGCGCCTGAAGCAACGTGAAGATGCTGACAGGATCTGGCCAGAAATGGCAGAGTTCATGGCACAAACCGATAACCAGGCCATCGTGGCCGAAGAGTTCGTGCCGTTTGACCGCGAAGTTTCATTGGTTGGTGCCCGTGGTAAGAATGGCGATATCGCAGTCTACCCACTGGCAGAAAACACCCACACTGACGGGGTACTAAGCCTATCGGTTGCCCTAACGGGCAATGAAGCACTGCAGAATCAAGCCGAAGCCATGTTCCGCTCGCTAGCCGAGTCGATGGACTATGTGGGCGTCTTAGCGATTGAATTCTTTGATGTCGGCGGCAAGCTGCTGGTCAACGAAATCGCCCCGCGGGTACACAACTCAGGCCATTGGACCCAGCAGGGCGCCGAAACCTGTCAGTTCGAAAACCACCTGCGTGCCGTCGCCGGTATGCCGCTGGGCAGCACGGCGTTGCTACGCCCGACAGCGATGATCAATATCCTTGGAGAAGACCGCCTGCCAACCGATTTGCTCAGCCACCCGCAGTGCCATATTCACTGGTACGGCAAAGAAAAGCGACCAGGCCGCAAAATGGGGCACATCAATGTCTGTGCTGATACCCAAGAGCAGCTTGATAGCTCTCTGGCAACGATTGCCAGTTACCTTGACCCAGCAGCATTTCCTGCCCTCAAGCGCTAGCTAACCGACCAATAAAACAAAGCCAGCATTCTGCTGGCTTTGTTTTTATATGGGTGAGCAATTTTGCAGCTACTCTAAGACCTCTTCCTGATAGGCATGGCAACGACGATCGGCACACTGCAGCTTGGTACCGCTAGCCAGCTTCTTCTCGACCAGCAGACCAAAGCCACAGACCTGGCACCGGCCTTCCACGGGTTTGGCATTGACCGCGAAGCGACAGCTTGGGTACTGATCGCAGGCATAAAACGCCTTGCCGTAACGTGACTTGCGCTCAACGAGGCTACCTTGCTGGCACTGAGGGCAGGGGATCTGGGTCGACTCGGCTTTTTTCTCCGGAGATTCAATATGGTGGCACTGTGGGTAGCCGCTACAGCCGATAAACATGCCATAGCGCCCTTGGCGTAATACCAATTCCTCGCCGCAATCAGGGCAAACTTGCCCGAGATACTTGACGATGTGGCCGTCATTTTGGGCCAAGGGCTTGATGTATTCGCACTCGGGGTAACGGGTGCAGCCGAGGAAAGGGCCGCGCTTGCTGTTGCGCATGGCCAGCGGCGAGCCGCACTCCGGGCACAGGTTATCATGCTCCAGCGCGTGCTCATGGGCACTGAATAGCTGGGCGTTAATTTTTCCAGACATACGACTCAACCATCTTCAACAACAACCCACCGCAACGCATTTAGTGTATATAGCCATCTTCCATACCGTACAGCAACTCTTCCATCTGGCTGTAGGCACTTTCATTACCCGGCGCATTGAATAGCACCATCAAGATAATCCATTTCAGATCGTCGAGATTAAAATCTGAAGTCTCCAGCGCCATCACCCGGTCAATCACCATTTCACGGGTGTCTGCACCCAGTACGTGGATTTGCTCAAGGTAGGTCAAGAAGCCACGGCAAGTTGTATCCAGTCGCGACATTTCTTGCGCCGTG
This Photobacterium gaetbulicola Gung47 DNA region includes the following protein-coding sequences:
- a CDS encoding carbonic anhydrase family 3 (COG0663), with product MVSSIRPYKGTYPNVASSAYVDPSAVLVGDITLGQDASIWPLVAARGDVNHIKIGARSNIQDGTVLHVTRTSTNNPLGHPLLIGDDVTIGHKAMLHGCQIGHRVLVGMGAIVLDGAIVKDDVIIGAGSLVPPGKVLESGYLYVGSPVKQARPLSDKERAFLPGSADNYVRLKNEYLAEG
- a CDS encoding shikimate 5-dehydrogenase (COG0169), with protein sequence MIGSVAILALFYWFDNTEPRHMDKYVVFGNPIAQSKSPFIHTLFARQTGQDMRYDAQLAPVDGFKEAAEAFFAAGGRGCNVTMPFKEDAFAYANQLTERARLAGAVNTLKKLDDGVILGDNTDGEGLVQDLLQHSTLLEGQRVLLIGAGGAARGVVLPLLAQGVSSLTIANRTVEKAEALVELFASHGPVEALSLSGLEGKEFDVIINSTSASLSGELPGIPSSLIRPEVTCYDMVYGAEPTTFNIWAKELGARVTLDGLGMLVGQAAESFMLWRGLRPGAKQVQRELRRTLQK
- a CDS encoding coproporphyrinogen III oxidase (COG0408), with amino-acid sequence MKRMQQVNKEAVKAFLLDLQDRICRAVAEQDGQASFEQDEWQREQGGGGRSRVLREGRVFEQAGVNFSHVFGTQMPASATAHRPELAGRSFEAMGVSLVIHPRNPYVPTSHANVRFFIAEKDGEAPVWWFGGGFDLTPFYPFEDDCQHWHDTAKALCQPFGESVYDEHKAWCDKYFFLPHRNETRGVGGLFFDDLNEWGFEKSFAYMQAVGNGYLDAYLPIVEKRYPTPYGDRERQFQLYRRGRYVEFNLVYDRGTLFGLQSGGRTESILMSMPPLARWEYSYSPEPGSQEADLYDNYLKPRSW
- a CDS encoding putative Sua5/YciO/YrdC family protein (COG0009) → MENLNQVVAALQQQGVIAYPTEAVFGVGCDPDSETAVNRLLALKQRPVEKGLILIAANYEQLAPYVDDSGLSEEQRARIFASWPGPVTWVMPTKPGVPRFLTGQFDTIAVRVTDHPLVQQLCLAFGKPLTSTSANLTGQEPGRTVADVEAQLGSQLSAILEGETGGRDNPSEIRDAITGNVFRQG
- a CDS encoding phosphoribosylaminoimidazole carboxylase catalytic subunit (COG0041), with translation MKVGIIMGSKSDWPTMQHAAEMLDRFNIAYETKVVSAHRTPHLLAEYAEQAQQRGIKVIIAGAGGAAHLPGMTAAFTSLPVLGVPVQSRALKGMDSLLSIVQMPKGVAVGTLAIGEAGAANAGLLAAQIIGTQDSTVMAAIDAFRKEQTDTVLANPNPAEEA
- a CDS encoding phosphoribosylaminoimidazole carboxylase ATPase subunit (COG0026) encodes the protein MKVLVLGAGQLARMMSLAGAPLNIEVFAYDVGTGNVVHPLTQQVMLKGLNTAITYSDVITAEFEHIPHEILDICEQSGKFLPTTDAIKAGGDRRLEKALLDSAGVANAKYHLINSRDDLTAAIDTVGLPMVLKSALGGYDGKGQWRLKQREDADRIWPEMAEFMAQTDNQAIVAEEFVPFDREVSLVGARGKNGDIAVYPLAENTHTDGVLSLSVALTGNEALQNQAEAMFRSLAESMDYVGVLAIEFFDVGGKLLVNEIAPRVHNSGHWTQQGAETCQFENHLRAVAGMPLGSTALLRPTAMINILGEDRLPTDLLSHPQCHIHWYGKEKRPGRKMGHINVCADTQEQLDSSLATIASYLDPAAFPALKR
- a CDS encoding putative DNA topoisomerase I-related protein (COG0551), which gives rise to MSGKINAQLFSAHEHALEHDNLCPECGSPLAMRNSKRGPFLGCTRYPECEYIKPLAQNDGHIVKYLGQVCPDCGEELVLRQGRYGMFIGCSGYPQCHHIESPEKKAESTQIPCPQCQQGSLVERKSRYGKAFYACDQYPSCRFAVNAKPVEGRCQVCGFGLLVEKKLASGTKLQCADRRCHAYQEEVLE
- a CDS encoding hypothetical protein (COG2922) encodes the protein MMDILMYLFETYIHSDAELMVDQDELSEELLRAGFHQEDIYKALEWLEKLAALQDTEETPYMNTSSVTAMRIYTAQEMSRLDTTCRGFLTYLEQIHVLGADTREMVIDRVMALETSDFNLDDLKWIILMVLFNAPGNESAYSQMEELLYGMEDGYIH